Sequence from the Torulaspora delbrueckii CBS 1146 chromosome 5, complete genome genome:
TACTACTGGTGCTGCTGAAAAGTCTGCTACCGCTGCTGTTGAACAAACTGCTGCCAAGGCCGGAGAGACTGCTAAGCcagctgaaaagaagactcaagaaaccaagaaggaaTCTCAAGGCTTTGTCAAGAAGTTCACTTCTAAATTGAAGTCTCTATTCCAGTAAATCAACTTCCATCCTACTAATATCTTCTAATAACTAATATAAATATACACTCTTATTTACTTAATACATAATCATGCTGTACGTACGGCcttttgaacaatattTTAAGAAAGACTAGTAAATTGATCAATTAACTCTTCACTATTAGGACGGTAGTGGAGGATGTTCGCTACAAATTTGTACGATCAGCCGCAGAATGTCCCTGCACAGGCTGCTCCCACCCATGCGTTAGATGATCCAAACGTTTATCATTGGATATGTCAGTTGAATTATGGTCCACAACGTGAACAGGCACTTTTGGAGTTGGGAAGGAAACGtgaacaatttgatgaCCTTGCCGTTGTTCTATGGTCATCGTTTGGTGTTTTAGCTTCTCTATTGAATGAGATTATTTCGGTATACCCGATGCTCGAACCACAATTGCTTTCGAATCAATTATCAAACCGTGTGTGTAATGCATTAGTGCTTTTACAATGTGTTGCTTCACATCCAGAGACAAAACATTTGTTCTTACAGGCTCATATCCCACTGTTTCTATTCCCATTCCTGAATACGACCTCCAGACAACGTACGTTTGAATATTTGAGACTTACATCGCTTGGTGTTATTGGCGCCCTTGTCAAGAATGATTCACAAGAAGTTATTAGTTTTTTGCTTAGAACAGATATTATCCCATTATGTTTGCGCATCATGCAATCTTCGTCTGAATTAAGCAAGACAGTGGCTATattcattttgcaaaagattTTATTGGATGACGTTGGGTTACAGTACATTTGTGCCACTATGAAACGTTTCTACGCAGTCACAAACGTACTCAAAGATATGGTTGATCAACTCACATTGCATACTCCACCGGGGAGACTACTAAAACACATCATTC
This genomic interval carries:
- the CAF40 gene encoding CCR4-NOT core subunit CAF40 (similar to Saccharomyces cerevisiae CAF40 (YNL288W); ancestral locus Anc_3.72) translates to MFATNLYDQPQNVPAQAAPTHALDDPNVYHWICQLNYGPQREQALLELGRKREQFDDLAVVLWSSFGVLASLLNEIISVYPMLEPQLLSNQLSNRVCNALVLLQCVASHPETKHLFLQAHIPLFLFPFLNTTSRQRTFEYLRLTSLGVIGALVKNDSQEVISFLLRTDIIPLCLRIMQSSSELSKTVAIFILQKILLDDVGLQYICATMKRFYAVTNVLKDMVDQLTLHTPPGRLLKHIIRCYLRLSDNLEARRLLQQALPQKLRDNTFTEVLRDDVGSKRCLAQLLLTLNEDSSS